DNA from Megachile rotundata isolate GNS110a chromosome 8, iyMegRotu1, whole genome shotgun sequence:
GCTGATATTAATAGAACAGGACATAGTTTTATTAAATCCCTGGGCACTGTATATGTCAATCGTAATTGTTCAACGGTTAAATTTTCAGCCTCAGAAGAAGTCGGTTTTTTCAGTATTACCAAATACTCTTTTACATCTTTAAATAAATCTTTAGTTCCAATACTAAATACACGATACACATGCATTGTTCGTGggaattttttttccaatacttgttcataatttttaatataatttatgtatctaTCAAACCAATACTTCTTGATGTTAGATACTTTACTTTTCtctgtttttttattttttttccccCATGATATTTGATTTTGTATGCTAGTGTGTATAAAAGATAAAgttgttttattttgaaaaatatgttgttgacgtattattttatgtatcattatgattttGTTTATACTATATCATTTCAAACGCATTTATATTATGCagtatttttcaagtttatattaacaatataatattttattaactacGAAATACTGTAAAAGAAAGAACAGTGTAAGAAGATTAACTGGAATATTATtcgtttttttatattatttgtttaattgtATTGTAGTGTAGTTTATTTACTAATAAattctgaatataaaaatattaataagataCTTAAATCGTgaggtaatttttattttcaggtaGCTTTTAGTACGGTAAATTACAGATGCTGTACACTCGCAATTACATATAAAATCTTTTTTCgttcaatatattattactttttcGAATTTATCATGTTACTTATAGTACATGTtatgaatttattacaaaaataaagtgGATATGAAACCCTAAACATAGTGCACAAAAATTACTCATAATAGAGTTATAAGGTTATAGCCAGTTGTGGAAGAATTCTTCCGCGCATCTAAGTTGGATTCAGAAGGTTCTTTAGTACCAACAGTAGAAGTATAACAATTTCTTAGagttatttttttttgtcaATTTCCTAGCAAACACTGCGTATTTCTCCAGCAGTATGAAGATGGCGTTCAAATCTCCTGAAGACTAAATTTGCGCCAAACGCTTTGCGCGCTTTTCCAAAAAGGAGATTttctttcataataataatattaatttttaaaaagtaaacaTATATGTGTTTAAGTAAATATTGTTATATACATTACTTTTATATCTGTATTTTGACTGCCATTTTGTgattcaaaatatttgtatttgttaTTTGTAATTAGTGCCATGCgatttgaatttggcgccaTATAAATTGAACTAATACGATGCAATTTGAATTTGGCGCCATACAAATTGAACTAATACGATGTgatttgaatttggcgccaTATATTTAAACCTTTTTTTCCACGTTCGTTTGTttggaaaaaatattcaaaaccttacggaagaatttattttatttatagataCACTTCCGAAatcacagaaatttaaaaagaattgttGTTCATATGGTCCATTGTTAACAAagtctacaaaatatttaaaaataatttcaaatactaCTTTCGAACAGTAAAAGTCTGTTAACAAATAGCGAGGCACTTGAAAAGAACCTTACAAAAAATGGTCTGAAAACATGGCTCACAAGTAGCTGcgaatttgttattttttgcaTTGATTTAAAAGTGATATACGTGTGGAGTTGAATTTTCTTTCCTCTTACTTCATGCacagtataatatatatacaatatgtaaCAAATAACGTTACATAACAGAATGTCTAAACaggtttattttttaataaattgacaaattataaatgttatGGTAATATATTACCATTGCTAAAAACAGAAAGACTAACAATtgctttttataatatatacaattgattattaatgaaattcaaatttcctgttatttaataaaattgaaggcACATGTAGAAATATTTTACAGGAATGTAATACAAATTATGTAAATGTATATGGAAAACTTTTGGTTTCTACTATGTAGAATGTCGTTAATTAGTTATACAATACATTGTTACAGCcaataaaaatgaattgttattatacaatgtttatctatatacatatgtagaaatacaTAAAAGTATTTCATTATACTATCAATAATTAGGTatactgaaaattaaaattgaaagaaacacATGAAAAATTGGCTTACCGTagcataaaaattgtttagttttaggatgtaaaatatttttaaaacagactgtatgtatatgtatagtgtgtatttgatataaaaatatttaaaaagattaTTAGTTTTTACACGTATTTAATAAgttaaactttaaaaatattgagaatggcacatatttagtaaattaattaatagtttTAACACAAGTTACTGATATCAGCCTTTGAATCTGGACTCAATGAGCTCCAGTAAGTATTAATACActtctgtaattttaatttagtttctattttactatttacgTTACACACTTTGTCGATTTCGTAATGTTCTGCTACTAATTTATCTATCCACTCATTCAGATTAGAATTAACGTTGTTTTCATCACCAGTGGTATAAACAGTtcgttcataaaaatttatggaGCTTAATAAATGTGACCACTTTTTGTTCATTTCTTCAGTAACATGATAACCATTTCCAGATGCATCATTCACTTCTTTGGATTTTTCAGCGTTGATCTTTCTATTTTTCCAGTATCCCAAAGGAGTTACCAGAAATTTCATTTTCGCTATTAATAAAGAATCAGCGACTAAAAGCAGATGCCATGTACCCACAACTAGATGTTCGTTCAGTTGTGGTTTAACATATCCTGACTGAAAATGAGCAATATATTAATCACTTAAAGaatgttacaaataaaataattaaacaaaaatgatataattacTAAAGTTGTTTCTTCGAGTTGTATATAATTAACATCTGCCAGCCGACCATATGGATCCACCCAAAGTATAGATAAATTTTGTGGTGTAACAATTCCAGCATCGAAATCGTACCATAAGCCTGGATTTGAGTATGGTCCTATACTTCccattaaatttctgaatgtctTCTCTTTTTGATCATAATCCGTATTAACGGATAAACTTTGTATTTTTCCCAGCCACTCTCGACTAGTAGAAAAGTTGCGTCTTAAATAGACCAAAGATTCTATTTGTTCcacatatttttcattaattgtcgtttctgCGTGAATCAATATTCCGACGAACTGATTGTGACTGAAATAGGCAGTAGTTTCCAAAAGGCGAACATTGTTATAGTCTATATTTAGCTTACGAAAAACTAATCTTGCTAAAGAATTCGAAATAGTTAATTGCGCATCGTCACTCAAAGGACTCAAGTCTGCTGTATGATATAGATTTTGCCAATACGTATCGTAACCTTTTGCAATAATTGTTTTGTTTATTCTTTCAGGGTACAACCATTCTTCTACCCTGTCTATGATTCTTTGATCAATAACAGATTCAAATTTTCGGGCAAAAAATAAGTTACGATCTATTGTATTTCGGATTCTGCTAAAATCCTCAAGTTTAAAATCATTTGGACTGCAACCGCACCAATCAACTACTGCTTTATACTGACATTTACATCCTAATTTCCTTTTCCAGTTAGTAACGTGtaaattgttatcaatgtatGTATTACAAAATCTCGAGTTACGTAAAACTGTATGGAAAAAAGACTCGGCAGGTAgtaaagtatatttaaatacttttagTAGATCAGTCACTAATGGATCAGGATTTGGATTAGCAACGTACTCTACGAATTCCCTGCTTAAAGCTACCCAGTCGCTACCACCATCTATCTGAATACctataaaacaattatttaacaaataattatttaactaaacaattatttaaataaaacaaaagtaGAAAAGGAAATTTACCATCTGGTAACTTACGATCACCTATTCTCCACATACGAGTTTCACATTCTACAAAAGTCTTATCTAAACCTTGTTTCGTGATAAACCTCTGAACTTCTCTTCCATGagattttacaaaattcatacCTCTATTCAAACTAAGAAATTGCGTTAATTGtgcattattttttataggAAAATCAGATTCTGATAAGTTAACGAGGAAATCCCAGTGTTGATTATGCGCAAGCATTTGTTGTGCTGATTTCAAAAGAGTTGTCAACAGACTTGCACCTCCCCAAATACTTGCATGACGTAAATTTTCTCCCCTCGCCACTTTGATATTATTTGTTTTGCAGGATTTCTCTACCTCTAACATTTCCCGGTACAGATAATCTTGCCGCTAAAAGTACGAAACGTTAATTACAATAAACCATTTATCtggaagtattaaaaatttgtttaattaccGCGTCGacatgaatataaaataaatgtgatGGATGATACAAAACATTAATAAGTCGTTTCACTTGTCGACTTGCTCTGCCATTCACTGTTAATAAGTAAGCAATTCGTGCAGGTTTTTCATTTTCACTATCAGTACTTGCATTTCGAGCTACTTGAGCTTTGAATCCTATGAATGATATAAATTCTTcataaacttgtattattaacaGAAGttagtattatataaataaaagttttacgtgcataattatattaatagatTAATTTTCTTACTTTGAATTCCAGTCGAAAACACATTAATAGTCAAATATCCACCACAGGAATATTTAGGATTACCAGAACATTTCATATTGCAACTAGAATCTGGTAATCGTTTTAGCTGCGATGGTTTTTCCATTCCACAAAAACATTCAACTCTGAAATTAAACACTTGTATATCTGAGGATAATGTATCTTCACATATTTGTTACAAGTACCACATATctatttaatatcattttttatgaaaGCGAAAGCTCAGAGTAAGCTCTCAATACAAAACTATCAGAATTGTCATTGTGTTCCATGTCTGaaccaatttaatttaaaaaatagatgtGTTGTATCTATATACTTACGAGTATTCTGTACCAGCATATAAATATCCTGATTGAAGACACAAAAAAGCACAGCGCTCTGGAGAATTGTTCCctttaaaaatatgataataaCCAGAAAGTACTCTTAATGTTTTATCATCTCTAAAACATCCTAAACTGACTGGTTTGTTTATAAATCCTGGAGAATGAGAGCACAAAGACTGTATTCTTTCTGGGTATAGTAATCCCTGTTGATTAAGGCACGTCACATTGACAATGCGTTGTTTGCATATTTGACTTTGTGCACGTGTTACAGCGCTCACAGCTTCTCTGCCAGTAAATTCACAAGGTGGtgtaaaatttaatgatttataatCTAGTTTTATTCTAGAAGTGCGGTTTATCTGAGACTGTGATACTTTATTCGAATTAGGATGTTTATCTGGTGGAAGTTTCACTTGACGTAAACCTTTTGGTAAACCTTCATCTTCTTCGAATTGAGGTAAATCCTACAAACAAAATATATGTTATGatataatatgaaaaatagTTTAACAtcaacattattattaataaacttaCTTCTCCTGAAGATAGTTGGCTCGATTTTCGATTTCGAATTTCCAACCCGAAAAATGTATGAGCCAAATAAATTTGTACACACAATACAGTAATACCAAATACAAAAAGTATTCGATATTTTCGTAAACAACTAGAAGATCGGGTTATTGAATGGTTCTTTGTTATAgccatttttgttatttaacttaaattaatcATATCCTCcgaatttgattaattttgtaattgtcaTTGGTTAAATTAAAGCATAATCTTTTGTAAGATATAAGGAACATGTTGcacttatgtatttatattcgaTATGAAATATGTACTTGTATTCACTGTATTACATtactttatatattatatacttatatatttacgtataaatgtacataaatagTTCAAGTAGTAATAAATTACTGAAGGACAATAACAATGTGTAAAATGTAGGttcgataaaatattttcatgtaaatgtttatttaaatagtTACACGCATTTATCTTGCTTTTAGTTCAACGAGGAAATACAGGTTTAAAAGTTTACAAAAAGAAATTATGCGAGAGGACATTATTTcaattgatattatttattgctacaaattaacaaacatatatacataaaaatctaTGTTGTATCATAAAGATAACTTGCCGCAATAATGTTATGGCGAATTCACATGATAGATTGTAGTGCACAGGGAACCAACTTTATcaatttatgtttaataaaatatgggATTACCCAAAAACAATTAGTTGTTTTATGCTAATTATCATCAATTTCAAATAGCAAAAAAGCCATGGAAAgtgaatgaattattaaaataaaagaataataaggtgAGAACTATGGAACtcaatatttaaaacaattatatattctATTTATTGTTTTCAAAATACTGATACCTATTATTCATCGATTTCGAAAACGTTTGTTGGAAATTAGACATAGTGCACCTTAGGCAAAAAGTTCTCTTTGGCTGCCATTTTCCCCAGGAAAACCAGATTTGTATTTTACTGTGTTCAGAATAACATAGATTTATAATTTACACCGTATATATTTTCACAATTCAAGCAGAGTCTGTACACTAATCGTATCAAAGCGCAAAATTTTTATAACCTCAATCTTTGGATTATGATTCAAGTCAAACTGTAAAAACGTacttttaagaattaaaaatgaataaatatttaaaactccAGAATGCAGGCACTTCATATGCCAAACATATGAACCGCTTAAGTAATCGAATATTCGGTGAAGTAACAAGATCAACTCCAAGCAAGTCTATGAAAGTTGTTAAGTTATTCAGTGAAAAACCGGTAAATAAACGACCAGAAATTATCAGCTATTATCCACGTCATACTCAAACAGCTGTATTAATGAAGCGTCTCAGAGAGTATGGTTTATTCAGAGATGAACATCAAGATTTCAAAGAAGAATATGAACGTTTGAGAGAGCTTCGTGGTAAAACGAAGTGGGTGGCACCACATCTTAGAgataaactaaaataaaattgtcaattttgtatataatgtatatcatattatacatacatactattaaataaaatatattacatgtaaataatgaTGTAAAGACAAAAATATAAAGGAAAGAAAGTATAAACTCCTTGAATGTGCAACAATAATCCTCGAATGAGAAGTTGTTATTTCTTCAAAGTAAAGtggtaataaatattcaaaatgagtTGATTCTACATGATCATTATTgtgtttttttata
Protein-coding regions in this window:
- the oxt gene encoding xylosyltransferase oxt, whose product is MAITKNHSITRSSSCLRKYRILFVFGITVLCVQIYLAHTFFGLEIRNRKSSQLSSGEDLPQFEEDEGLPKGLRQVKLPPDKHPNSNKVSQSQINRTSRIKLDYKSLNFTPPCEFTGREAVSAVTRAQSQICKQRIVNVTCLNQQGLLYPERIQSLCSHSPGFINKPVSLGCFRDDKTLRVLSGYYHIFKGNNSPERCAFLCLQSGYLYAGTEYSVECFCGMEKPSQLKRLPDSSCNMKCSGNPKYSCGGYLTINVFSTGIQRFKAQVARNASTDSENEKPARIAYLLTVNGRASRQVKRLINVLYHPSHLFYIHVDARQDYLYREMLEVEKSCKTNNIKVARGENLRHASIWGGASLLTTLLKSAQQMLAHNQHWDFLVNLSESDFPIKNNAQLTQFLSLNRGMNFVKSHGREVQRFITKQGLDKTFVECETRMWRIGDRKLPDGIQIDGGSDWVALSREFVEYVANPNPDPLVTDLLKVFKYTLLPAESFFHTVLRNSRFCNTYIDNNLHVTNWKRKLGCKCQYKAVVDWCGCSPNDFKLEDFSRIRNTIDRNLFFARKFESVIDQRIIDRVEEWLYPERINKTIIAKGYDTYWQNLYHTADLSPLSDDAQLTISNSLARLVFRKLNIDYNNVRLLETTAYFSHNQFVGILIHAETTINEKYVEQIESLVYLRRNFSTSREWLGKIQSLSVNTDYDQKEKTFRNLMGSIGPYSNPGLWYDFDAGIVTPQNLSILWVDPYGRLADVNYIQLEETTLSGYVKPQLNEHLVVGTWHLLLVADSLLIAKMKFLVTPLGYWKNRKINAEKSKEVNDASGNGYHVTEEMNKKWSHLLSSINFYERTVYTTGDENNVNSNLNEWIDKLVAEHYEIDKVCNVNSKIETKLKLQKCINTYWSSLSPDSKADISNLC
- the mRpS33 gene encoding mitochondrial ribosomal protein S33, coding for MNKYLKLQNAGTSYAKHMNRLSNRIFGEVTRSTPSKSMKVVKLFSEKPVNKRPEIISYYPRHTQTAVLMKRLREYGLFRDEHQDFKEEYERLRELRGKTKWVAPHLRDKLK